The Candidatus Cloacimonadota bacterium nucleotide sequence ATTTAAAGATATGAAGGAATGTACGATGGAGTTTTTCCGTGCCCAGATCGAAAAGATTGCCCGCAGGATTAGTCAGGAACAAAACCTGGCGCTTTATGATATTGAAGAAAAAATGACGGGCAAAGGACGCATCATCACTGTTTACCTCACCAAAATTGGCGGTGTGGGGGTGGATGATTGCGCCTTGTTCAGCCGCGCCCTTGGGGCTGAGCTTGAGGAATTCGACCTGATCCCAGACCGTTATTTCCTGGAAGTTTCCTCCCCGGGGCTGGAGCGTCCTTTGAAGCTCAAAAGCCACTGGGTGAGTGCGATAAATGAAAAAGTTGCGGTGCAATGGACTGATGGCGAGCAAAAGCGTTCCGCCATGGGCACATTGACCGAAGTGAACCCAGATACAGTGATTTTGGACGACCGGGGCACAAGGGTGGAAATCGGGTTGAAATCCATTTCCAAAGCCAAAACTGTTTTCCTGGAGAAAACGAAGGGGGAAGAATGAACGCAAACATTTTGGATGCCGTGGGCAAACTTGCCGCCATCAAACAGCTTGACAAAGAAACGATTCAAGAGATGATTATTGAAGCAATTCACTCCACCTTGAGCAAAAGGCTGGAGCCGGAAAGCGACCTTCAGGTTTATGTGGAGGAGAAAACCGGGACCATCAAAGCCTATTTCCTCTGCCGCGTGGTGGAAACTGAGACCCAATTGGGAGAAATGTCCCTGGCTGAGGCGAGAGAGCTTTATGGGCGGGAAGTGCAATTGGAAGAATTCTGGCCCCGCAACATGGCCATGAATGAATTTGAGCCCAAATTGATTAAAACCGCGCAAAAGGCGATTCACGATAAAATTCGCACGTTGGAAGAAGAAAAAATCCAAAACGACTTTAACAAACAAAAAAATACGATTGTGAGCGGAAAGATTAAAACCATCGACGACCTGGGTGGATATCGCATCGATATCAGCTATACGGAAGCGCTGCTGCCGGCTGAAGAGCAGGTGGAAACCGAAGCCTACCGCGTCGGAGACAATATCCGTGCCTATGTCACAAACATCCGCTCCCATCAATCCAGCATCACCATCATCCTTTCCCGCACAAATCCGGAATTTGTGAAGAAACTGTTTGAGACCGAAATCCCGGAAG carries:
- a CDS encoding ribosome maturation factor RimP — its product is MEFFRAQIEKIARRISQEQNLALYDIEEKMTGKGRIITVYLTKIGGVGVDDCALFSRALGAELEEFDLIPDRYFLEVSSPGLERPLKLKSHWVSAINEKVAVQWTDGEQKRSAMGTLTEVNPDTVILDDRGTRVEIGLKSISKAKTVFLEKTKGEE
- the nusA gene encoding transcription termination factor NusA; protein product: MNANILDAVGKLAAIKQLDKETIQEMIIEAIHSTLSKRLEPESDLQVYVEEKTGTIKAYFLCRVVETETQLGEMSLAEARELYGREVQLEEFWPRNMAMNEFEPKLIKTAQKAIHDKIRTLEEEKIQNDFNKQKNTIVSGKIKTIDDLGGYRIDISYTEALLPAEEQVETEAYRVGDNIRAYVTNIRSHQSSITIILSRTNPEFVKKLFETEIPEVYDGSIKILKIVREPGIRTKLEIMTEDPKLDPVAACIGPKGQRIESIRKELRGEQIDIVVHDEDPGKMIERALGLESTLKVIIERNRAANVIVDAQDKVVAIGKGGKNVKLAAKLTGMKIDIFTPEEFEEKLAKERRTVSHVTDLDGVSPKIAEVLRSAGYTSVQDIFAASIEELCNLEGVGEKTAEKLKEAAKYF